Proteins encoded by one window of uncultured Draconibacterium sp.:
- a CDS encoding cofactor-independent phosphoglycerate mutase: MKHIIILGDGMSDEPLAEYGGKTPLQMANKPHIDWLAKHGQSGLLKTVPESMHPGSEIANMAVMGYDVEKVFEGRGVLEAASMGVELQPGDLGMRCNLICVEDEKIKNHSAGHISNEEAEELINFLNEKLGTDKIIFYAGVSYRHLLVIKDGIKDFACTPPHDVPGTPFAGCLPKAKTDAAKETADLVTGLILKSQELLKDHPVNLKRKAAGKDPGNSVWPWSPGYKPAMPTLKEMFGIESSAVISAVDLIHGIGVYAGMKVIHVEGATGLYDTNYEGKAKAAIDALKENDFVYLHIEASDEAGHEGDVELKTKTIEYLDQRVVKYILEETAKMDEPVAIAILPDHPTPCALKTHTRDAVPFSIYKPGTEADDVEVYDEFDSRNGVFGTLEGDEFIRAFLK, translated from the coding sequence ATGAAACACATTATAATTCTGGGCGATGGCATGTCTGACGAGCCACTCGCTGAATACGGCGGAAAAACACCGCTTCAAATGGCGAATAAACCACACATCGATTGGCTGGCAAAACACGGTCAGTCGGGTTTATTAAAAACCGTACCTGAAAGTATGCACCCGGGAAGTGAAATTGCAAACATGGCTGTTATGGGCTACGATGTTGAGAAGGTTTTTGAGGGCAGGGGAGTGCTTGAAGCTGCCAGCATGGGAGTGGAACTGCAACCAGGTGATTTGGGTATGCGTTGCAACTTGATTTGCGTGGAAGATGAAAAGATTAAAAATCACTCGGCCGGACATATCTCAAATGAAGAAGCCGAAGAGTTAATCAATTTCTTAAATGAAAAACTCGGAACGGATAAAATCATATTTTATGCGGGTGTGTCGTATCGTCATTTGTTGGTAATTAAAGATGGCATAAAGGATTTTGCCTGCACACCACCACACGACGTTCCGGGAACTCCGTTTGCCGGTTGTTTGCCAAAAGCCAAAACCGATGCAGCAAAAGAAACAGCTGATTTGGTTACCGGTTTGATTTTAAAATCGCAGGAACTTTTGAAAGATCATCCGGTGAATTTGAAGCGAAAAGCGGCTGGGAAAGATCCGGGCAATAGTGTTTGGCCATGGTCGCCGGGCTACAAACCGGCAATGCCAACTTTAAAAGAAATGTTTGGTATTGAGAGTTCTGCGGTTATTTCTGCAGTTGATCTGATTCACGGAATTGGTGTGTATGCCGGAATGAAAGTGATTCATGTGGAAGGAGCAACCGGTTTATACGATACCAACTACGAAGGAAAAGCGAAAGCTGCAATTGATGCACTAAAAGAAAATGATTTTGTGTATTTGCACATCGAAGCCAGCGACGAAGCAGGCCACGAAGGAGATGTGGAGCTAAAAACAAAAACCATTGAATACCTCGATCAGCGCGTCGTAAAATACATTCTGGAAGAAACAGCAAAAATGGACGAGCCAGTGGCAATTGCTATTTTGCCCGATCATCCAACGCCGTGTGCTCTAAAAACACACACTCGCGACGCAGTTCCGTTTTCCATATACAAACCAGGCACTGAAGCCGATGATGTGGAAGTCTACGACGAATTCGATTCGCGCAACGGAGTGTTTGGTACTTTGGAAGGCGATGAATTTATTCGTGCTTTTTTAAAGTAG
- a CDS encoding ATP-dependent Clp protease adaptor ClpS — MTQKETKKIPRGDFKEGVVEENFLTLHNDDVHTFDYVIDALIDVCNLGFEQATQCTMLVHYKGKCDVKKGAFDALKPMKDALIERELNATID, encoded by the coding sequence ATGACGCAGAAAGAGACAAAAAAAATCCCAAGGGGAGATTTCAAGGAAGGAGTTGTTGAAGAAAATTTTCTGACTTTGCATAACGACGACGTTCATACTTTCGATTATGTAATCGATGCTTTAATTGATGTTTGCAACCTTGGTTTTGAACAAGCAACACAATGTACAATGCTTGTTCATTATAAAGGCAAATGCGATGTTAAAAAGGGAGCTTTCGATGCACTGAAACCAATGAAAGATGCACTGATTGAACGCGAATTGAACGCAACTATTGACTAA
- a CDS encoding SPOR domain-containing protein — translation MIYRKFLALLTIFIIFLFSSNNIFGSKQDNRLSEAIRLFDEGQFENAEPILKKLLDEKPDHLMVNYYYGACRTENGHYGTNEIIYLLNGSLGESPLKTDYYIAVQYHAQNRWNEALNYYTLFENKANEATIQEVQLREKMQLCREKKNPFEKAIEDEVLIETTTTDVLPTPVPRETEPEPFNPIIGETLATGTLNDSVAYMATIDSIPADSVLIDSSEAETVVEEQPVKVIIDPINFVVNAEITYPDTTFFKTKKGLKFYSEGSSKQNELEKTIKETDELRKQYGATTSYSERQSLGKIILDKETGIYQLRDESAKLLLKAQQEEDAYWQNASSTEKQTFREDVDAYFSTLQEMTAPEEPDSIILVSPSLAPSSGIISTETNNSTEDELIYKIQLGAYSRGLPAYVKRLFDKLSYIRKIENYTDDKGIVVYTTGNLTNYDDALKMQEQVRQEGVEDAFVVPYFNGKRITLKEAKEIENDK, via the coding sequence ATGATTTATAGAAAGTTTTTAGCACTACTAACAATATTCATTATTTTTTTGTTTTCATCAAACAACATTTTTGGAAGCAAGCAGGATAACAGGTTGTCTGAAGCCATTCGTTTATTCGACGAAGGCCAGTTTGAAAACGCCGAACCTATTCTGAAAAAACTATTGGATGAAAAACCCGACCATCTGATGGTTAACTACTACTACGGTGCCTGCCGGACGGAAAACGGGCATTACGGGACAAATGAGATCATTTACCTTTTAAACGGCAGTCTTGGAGAATCACCACTCAAAACTGATTATTATATTGCAGTGCAGTACCACGCCCAAAACCGTTGGAACGAGGCATTAAACTATTACACACTTTTCGAAAACAAAGCCAACGAGGCAACAATACAAGAGGTGCAACTTAGAGAAAAGATGCAACTGTGTCGCGAAAAAAAGAATCCGTTCGAGAAAGCAATTGAAGACGAGGTACTTATTGAAACAACTACTACCGATGTCCTTCCAACTCCTGTTCCCCGCGAAACAGAACCGGAACCATTTAACCCCATCATTGGCGAAACGCTTGCAACTGGAACATTGAATGATTCAGTTGCTTACATGGCAACTATCGATTCTATTCCTGCTGATTCAGTTTTAATTGATTCCAGCGAAGCAGAAACTGTAGTTGAAGAGCAGCCGGTAAAAGTTATAATTGACCCCATAAATTTTGTGGTGAATGCTGAAATTACCTATCCCGACACCACATTCTTTAAAACCAAAAAAGGCCTGAAGTTTTACTCGGAAGGAAGTTCAAAGCAGAATGAGTTGGAAAAAACAATTAAAGAAACTGATGAACTCAGAAAACAATACGGAGCAACAACATCATACAGCGAGCGACAATCCTTAGGAAAAATTATCCTTGACAAAGAGACGGGCATTTACCAATTGAGAGACGAGTCGGCCAAGCTGCTTTTAAAAGCACAGCAGGAAGAGGATGCTTACTGGCAAAATGCCTCTTCTACTGAGAAACAAACTTTTAGAGAAGACGTTGATGCTTATTTCAGTACCCTGCAGGAAATGACAGCTCCGGAAGAGCCGGATTCAATTATTCTTGTTAGTCCGTCATTGGCTCCTTCGAGTGGAATTATTTCAACAGAAACAAACAATTCCACCGAAGATGAACTGATATACAAAATTCAGTTAGGCGCATACAGCCGTGGTTTACCGGCCTACGTAAAACGATTATTCGACAAGTTATCCTATATTCGTAAAATTGAGAATTACACCGACGATAAAGGCATTGTGGTATACACCACCGGCAACCTTACAAATTACGACGACGCATTAAAAATGCAGGAACAAGTTAGACAAGAAGGTGTAGAAGATGCTTTTGTTGTGCCGTATTTTAACGGAAAAAGAATAACTTTGAAAGAAGCAAAAGAAATAGAAAACGATAAATGA
- the recA gene encoding recombinase RecA: MTKEERAQMNKEKLKALQLTMDKIEKSYGKGSIMRMGDQAEQDIPAISSGSIALDVALGVGGFPKGRVIEIYGPESSGKTTLAIHAIAEAQKAGGIAAIVDAEHAFDPYYARKLGVDTDELLISQPDNGEQALEITDNLIRSGALDIVVIDSVAALTPKAELEGEMGDSKMGLQARLMSQALRKLTANINKTKTCCIFINQLREKIGVMFGNPETTTGGNALKFYASVRLDIRRIGQIKDGDEVNGNHVRVKVVKNKVAPPFRKAEFDIMYGEGISKSGEIIDLGVQYNIIKKSGSWFSYGETKLGQGRETVRQLIIDNPELAQELETKIIEAITGTTTTE; this comes from the coding sequence ATGACAAAAGAGGAAAGAGCTCAAATGAATAAAGAAAAGCTGAAAGCGCTTCAGCTTACAATGGATAAAATCGAAAAAAGTTATGGTAAAGGCTCCATAATGCGCATGGGCGACCAGGCTGAGCAAGATATTCCGGCCATTTCATCCGGATCGATTGCACTTGATGTTGCTTTGGGCGTTGGCGGATTTCCGAAAGGGCGTGTAATTGAAATTTATGGTCCGGAATCGTCGGGTAAAACAACCCTGGCTATTCACGCCATTGCTGAGGCTCAAAAAGCCGGTGGTATTGCTGCAATTGTTGATGCTGAGCACGCTTTCGATCCGTATTATGCCCGCAAACTGGGTGTTGATACAGATGAGCTGCTGATTTCGCAACCCGATAATGGTGAGCAGGCTTTGGAAATTACCGATAACCTGATTCGTTCGGGTGCTTTGGATATTGTTGTAATCGACTCGGTTGCAGCATTAACACCAAAGGCCGAATTGGAAGGCGAAATGGGAGACTCAAAAATGGGTCTTCAGGCGCGTTTAATGTCGCAGGCATTGCGTAAACTTACTGCCAACATCAACAAAACAAAAACCTGCTGTATTTTCATCAACCAGTTGCGCGAGAAAATCGGTGTAATGTTCGGTAATCCTGAAACTACAACCGGTGGTAACGCACTTAAATTTTATGCATCGGTACGTTTGGATATTCGCCGAATTGGCCAGATTAAAGATGGCGACGAGGTGAATGGAAATCACGTGCGAGTAAAAGTGGTGAAAAACAAAGTGGCTCCACCATTCCGCAAAGCCGAATTTGATATTATGTATGGCGAAGGAATTTCCAAATCAGGAGAGATTATTGATTTGGGTGTTCAGTACAACATCATTAAAAAAAGCGGATCGTGGTTTAGTTATGGCGAAACAAAATTGGGTCAGGGGCGTGAAACAGTACGTCAGTTGATTATTGACAATCCCGAGCTTGCTCAGGAATTGGAAACGAAAATTATTGAAGCCATTACAGGAACCACAACCACAGAATAG
- the bcp gene encoding thioredoxin-dependent thiol peroxidase, with the protein MANLKVGDKAPDFEGVNQSGEKIALKDFAGKKLILYFYPKDNTPGCTAESCNLNDNYDLWLEKGFDVVGVSPDSEKSHQKFIDKFGFKFNLIADTEKEILEAYGAWGLKKMYGKEYMGVLRKTFVIDEEGVIVEIFEKVKTKDHTNQIIETLNL; encoded by the coding sequence ATGGCAAATTTAAAAGTTGGAGATAAGGCACCGGATTTTGAAGGTGTAAATCAAAGTGGAGAGAAGATCGCCCTAAAAGATTTTGCTGGAAAAAAACTAATACTTTATTTCTACCCCAAAGACAATACTCCCGGTTGTACTGCCGAATCGTGTAATTTGAACGACAATTACGATTTGTGGCTTGAAAAAGGTTTTGATGTAGTAGGAGTGAGCCCCGACAGTGAAAAATCGCATCAGAAATTTATCGACAAATTTGGCTTTAAATTCAACCTGATTGCCGACACCGAAAAGGAAATTCTGGAAGCATACGGCGCCTGGGGATTGAAAAAAATGTATGGTAAAGAATATATGGGGGTTTTGCGAAAAACCTTTGTTATTGATGAAGAGGGCGTTATTGTAGAAATCTTCGAAAAAGTAAAAACAAAAGATCACACCAATCAAATTATCGAAACATTAAATCTATAA
- the rpe gene encoding ribulose-phosphate 3-epimerase, protein MRALVAPSILSADFNNLGKDIEMINQSEADYIHFDVMDGVFVPNISFGIPVIEHVKKIAEKPLDVHLMIVDPDKFIEPFVEAGASILTVHYEACKHLHRTIQLIKSFGIKASVSLNPHTPVAVLEDIIGDLDMVLLMSVNPGFGGQKFIENTYKKVQQLRTMIDNAKSACTIEIDGGVNYDTGKKLLDAGANVLVAGSFVFSAEDPKAIISGLKSL, encoded by the coding sequence ATGAGAGCTTTGGTGGCACCCTCCATTCTATCAGCCGACTTTAATAACTTAGGAAAAGATATCGAAATGATCAATCAAAGTGAGGCTGATTATATTCACTTTGACGTTATGGATGGTGTATTTGTGCCGAATATCTCGTTTGGTATTCCGGTAATAGAACATGTTAAGAAGATTGCGGAAAAACCGCTTGACGTTCATCTAATGATCGTTGATCCAGATAAATTCATCGAGCCTTTTGTTGAGGCAGGAGCTTCCATTTTAACTGTTCATTACGAAGCATGTAAACATTTGCATCGTACCATTCAGTTGATTAAGTCGTTTGGTATTAAAGCAAGCGTAAGCCTTAATCCACATACCCCTGTGGCAGTTCTGGAAGATATTATTGGCGATTTGGATATGGTGTTGTTAATGTCTGTAAATCCGGGTTTTGGAGGCCAGAAATTCATTGAGAATACCTACAAGAAAGTTCAACAATTACGAACAATGATCGATAATGCAAAGTCTGCTTGTACAATAGAGATTGATGGTGGAGTGAACTACGATACCGGCAAAAAGTTGCTTGATGCAGGCGCAAATGTTCTGGTAGCAGGTAGTTTTGTTTTTAGTGCAGAAGATCCGAAAGCGATTATTTCTGGCCTGAAATCGCTATGA
- the thrC gene encoding threonine synthase — translation MRYYSTNKNTPDVSLKEAVVKGLAADNGLFMPERIEKFEPAFFDGIQDLSFQEIAFEVAKKFFGEDIEEAKLREIVYDTLQFDCPVVKVTDSIYSLELFHGPTLAFKDVGARFMARLLNHFLGKQEKLVNVLVATSGDTGSAVANGFLGVDGIHVYVLYPEGKVSDIQESQFTTLGQNITALEVEGTFDDCQHLVKTAFLDEELNQKLVLTSANSINVARFLPQAFYYFNAYARLKEAGKLDNKKLVVSVPSGNFGNLTAGLIAAEMGLPVKQFIAANNENDVVFEYLESGEYKPRPSVETIANAMDVGAPSNFARILDLYKHDHAVISTMIKGYRYSDEQIRAVILNVYKEQNYLCDPHGACGYQSLSEYLAEDEIGVYLETAHPAKFTETVENVIGKGKIVLPEKLADFMKGEKQSEQMTKDYDNFRSFLLKSVV, via the coding sequence ATGAGATACTATAGTACAAATAAAAATACCCCCGATGTTTCTTTAAAAGAAGCGGTTGTAAAAGGTCTGGCTGCCGATAACGGTTTGTTCATGCCTGAACGGATCGAAAAATTCGAACCGGCTTTTTTTGATGGAATCCAAGATCTCTCGTTTCAGGAAATTGCTTTCGAAGTAGCCAAGAAATTTTTTGGTGAAGATATTGAAGAAGCAAAACTCAGGGAGATTGTATACGATACACTGCAATTTGACTGTCCGGTAGTAAAAGTAACCGATTCTATTTATTCGCTGGAATTGTTTCATGGGCCAACGTTGGCATTTAAAGATGTGGGTGCGCGTTTTATGGCGCGTTTGCTCAATCATTTTCTGGGCAAACAGGAGAAGCTGGTAAACGTTTTGGTGGCCACTTCGGGCGATACCGGAAGTGCAGTTGCCAATGGATTTCTCGGAGTCGACGGAATTCATGTTTATGTGCTTTATCCAGAAGGAAAAGTGAGCGATATTCAGGAATCGCAGTTTACAACATTAGGGCAGAACATCACAGCTCTTGAAGTTGAGGGAACTTTCGACGACTGTCAGCACCTGGTAAAAACGGCTTTTCTTGATGAAGAACTTAACCAGAAACTAGTGCTAACATCGGCTAACTCGATAAATGTAGCGCGTTTTCTTCCGCAGGCATTTTATTATTTTAATGCTTATGCCCGACTGAAAGAAGCCGGAAAACTTGATAATAAAAAGTTAGTAGTTTCAGTGCCAAGTGGAAACTTTGGAAACCTTACCGCCGGATTAATTGCTGCTGAAATGGGTTTGCCGGTTAAACAATTTATAGCGGCAAATAACGAAAACGACGTAGTTTTTGAGTACCTCGAAAGTGGAGAATATAAACCACGTCCTTCGGTTGAAACAATTGCAAATGCAATGGATGTAGGTGCGCCAAGTAATTTTGCCCGCATTTTGGATCTTTATAAGCACGATCATGCTGTAATTTCAACTATGATAAAAGGATATCGTTATTCTGACGAGCAAATCAGAGCGGTGATTCTAAATGTTTATAAAGAACAAAATTACCTTTGCGATCCTCACGGAGCTTGCGGTTATCAATCGTTAAGCGAGTATTTAGCCGAAGATGAAATTGGAGTTTATTTAGAAACTGCTCATCCGGCAAAGTTTACTGAAACGGTAGAAAATGTTATTGGAAAAGGTAAAATAGTTTTACCTGAGAAGCTCGCTGACTTTATGAAGGGAGAAAAACAAAGTGAGCAAATGACCAAAGACTACGACAATTTTAGAAGTTTTCTTTTGAAAAGCGTAGTTTAA
- a CDS encoding RNA polymerase sigma factor RpoD/SigA, which produces MRQLKITKQVTNRDTLSLDKYLHEIGKVELLSAEKEVELAKRIKKGDREALETLIKANLRFVVSVSKQYQNQGLSLPDLINEGNLGLIKAAERFDETRGFKFISYAVWWIRQSILQALAEQARIVRLPLNKIGSINKINKAFNKLEQEFQREPTVDEVAELMESKPDLIEDSMNFSSTHVSMDAPLREEEGNSLYDVMLNEDSPNPDEELMDGSLRQEIERSLSTLGEREAEILRYYFGLKGYQPHTLEEIGDAFGLTRERVRQIKEKAIKKLKNQYRNRLLKAYLGK; this is translated from the coding sequence ATGAGACAACTAAAAATTACCAAACAGGTAACTAACCGCGACACCCTCTCGCTGGATAAGTACCTGCACGAAATTGGCAAGGTTGAGTTGTTGTCTGCGGAAAAGGAAGTGGAGCTGGCCAAACGCATCAAAAAAGGAGATCGTGAAGCTTTAGAAACACTGATAAAGGCGAATTTAAGATTTGTCGTTTCGGTGTCGAAACAATACCAAAACCAAGGACTTAGCTTGCCCGATTTAATTAACGAAGGAAACCTGGGGTTGATAAAAGCCGCAGAGCGATTTGACGAAACCCGTGGTTTTAAATTTATTTCGTATGCCGTTTGGTGGATTCGTCAATCAATTTTGCAGGCATTAGCAGAGCAGGCACGAATTGTGCGTTTGCCACTTAATAAGATCGGTTCAATAAATAAAATCAACAAAGCATTTAATAAGCTTGAGCAGGAGTTTCAGCGCGAACCAACCGTTGATGAAGTTGCCGAATTAATGGAATCGAAACCCGATTTGATCGAAGATTCTATGAATTTTTCCAGTACACATGTGTCAATGGATGCGCCGCTGAGGGAAGAAGAAGGGAACAGCCTTTATGATGTGATGTTGAATGAAGACTCTCCAAATCCGGATGAAGAGTTGATGGATGGATCATTGCGTCAGGAGATTGAACGTTCGTTGTCAACTTTGGGAGAGCGTGAAGCTGAGATACTTCGCTATTATTTTGGATTGAAAGGTTATCAGCCACACACTCTGGAAGAAATTGGCGATGCTTTTGGATTAACACGTGAGCGTGTTCGACAGATCAAAGAAAAAGCAATAAAAAAACTAAAAAATCAATACCGCAACAGGTTGCTAAAAGCCTACCTGGGTAAATAA
- the thrA gene encoding bifunctional aspartate kinase/homoserine dehydrogenase I, whose product MKVLKFGGTSVGSAANIKRVKDIVLNQNDDVIVVVSALGGITDKILSAAHNAASGTGDFHTELTEIRKKHDDTLQELFNGSGSVKTKVDELLDELEKLLTGITLVGELTSKTLDRIAGLGERISSHIVADFIGCPRKDSSEFIQTDSNFGRATVDFGLTNQNIKEAFAGFKGVAVAPGFISKNAKGEFTTLGRGGSDFTAAIFAAALDVEILEIWTDVNGFMTADPRVIRKAYTIPEITYSEAMELSHFGAKVIYPPTILPVYQKGIPIQIKNTFDPENPGTKIVKGVKNGFDRPIKGISSISGITLVTLQGIGMVGVTGISMRLFAALAKVNVNVILISQASSENSISVAIEEKALDVAEAAIREEFEKEISLGQVNKIELESGVSVVAIVGENMKHTTGIAGKLFSTMGKSGVNIIAIAQGASELNISWVVKNEDLRKTLNVVHESFFLSENVELNIFLMGIGTVGGNLLDQLKQQQQRLLKENHLRLKLAGIANSKKMLFDRDGIEIETFKEQLDASEKTSSLQGFVEEIKEMNIYNSVFVDCTANDAVADLYKEILSSNVSIVTANKVAASSEYDNYAELKKIAKKKGVKFLFETNVGAGLPIINTLNDLVNSGDKVLKIEAVLSGTLNYIFNTISADIPLSKTIKMAKEEGYSEPDPRVDLSGVDVARKILILARESGYRIEMDDISINRFVPEELFAGTLEEFWAGVPELDAKFETERQRLENENKKWRFVAKFENGKAEAGLQEVDSTHPFYDLEGSNNLVMYTTERYHEFPMLIKGYGAGASVTAAGVFADLIKVSNI is encoded by the coding sequence ATGAAAGTGTTAAAGTTTGGTGGAACATCCGTAGGTTCTGCCGCAAACATTAAACGTGTAAAAGACATTGTACTAAACCAGAATGACGACGTCATTGTGGTAGTTTCAGCCCTTGGTGGTATAACCGATAAAATTCTTTCGGCAGCGCACAATGCTGCCTCAGGTACAGGCGACTTTCATACGGAACTTACGGAAATCAGAAAAAAACACGACGATACACTTCAGGAGCTTTTTAACGGATCAGGATCGGTAAAAACTAAAGTTGATGAATTACTCGATGAGTTAGAAAAGTTACTCACCGGAATTACTTTGGTTGGCGAATTAACATCGAAAACCCTTGACCGTATTGCAGGTCTTGGCGAACGTATTTCGTCGCACATTGTAGCCGATTTTATTGGTTGTCCGCGAAAAGATTCTTCGGAGTTTATTCAAACCGACAGCAATTTTGGAAGAGCAACTGTTGATTTCGGGCTTACCAACCAAAATATTAAAGAAGCTTTTGCCGGTTTTAAAGGCGTGGCAGTTGCGCCCGGTTTTATTTCGAAAAATGCAAAAGGCGAATTTACCACGTTGGGGCGCGGAGGTTCCGATTTTACTGCAGCAATTTTTGCGGCAGCGCTCGATGTTGAAATTCTGGAGATTTGGACCGATGTTAATGGTTTTATGACGGCCGATCCGCGTGTGATCCGCAAAGCATACACTATTCCGGAGATTACTTATTCCGAAGCTATGGAGCTTTCGCATTTTGGTGCTAAAGTAATTTATCCGCCAACCATTTTGCCGGTTTATCAGAAAGGAATTCCTATTCAAATTAAAAATACTTTTGATCCTGAAAATCCGGGAACCAAGATTGTTAAAGGCGTAAAAAATGGTTTCGATCGCCCGATTAAAGGTATTTCGTCCATTTCCGGAATTACCCTGGTTACATTGCAGGGAATTGGAATGGTTGGAGTTACCGGTATTTCAATGCGTTTATTTGCGGCACTTGCAAAAGTAAATGTAAACGTCATACTTATTTCGCAGGCTTCATCTGAGAATTCAATAAGTGTTGCCATCGAAGAAAAAGCGTTGGATGTTGCCGAGGCGGCAATTCGTGAAGAATTTGAAAAAGAGATTTCACTCGGGCAGGTAAATAAAATCGAGCTGGAGAGTGGCGTTTCGGTGGTGGCTATCGTTGGCGAAAACATGAAACACACAACCGGTATTGCCGGAAAGCTTTTCTCTACTATGGGAAAAAGTGGTGTGAATATTATTGCCATTGCACAAGGGGCTTCGGAGCTGAATATTTCGTGGGTGGTTAAAAACGAAGACCTGCGAAAAACTCTGAATGTGGTACACGAATCGTTCTTCCTGTCGGAGAATGTGGAGCTGAATATTTTCTTGATGGGAATTGGTACGGTTGGAGGAAACCTGCTCGATCAGTTAAAACAACAACAACAACGCTTGTTAAAAGAAAACCATTTGCGATTGAAGCTGGCAGGAATTGCTAACTCCAAAAAAATGCTATTTGATCGCGATGGAATAGAGATTGAAACCTTTAAAGAGCAGTTGGATGCCTCGGAGAAAACATCTTCGTTACAGGGTTTTGTTGAAGAAATTAAAGAAATGAATATTTACAATTCGGTATTTGTAGATTGTACCGCCAACGATGCAGTTGCTGATTTGTATAAAGAAATATTAAGCTCGAACGTTTCTATTGTTACTGCCAATAAAGTGGCCGCATCGTCGGAATACGACAATTATGCCGAGCTGAAAAAAATTGCCAAAAAGAAAGGTGTTAAGTTTCTGTTCGAAACCAATGTTGGTGCCGGACTACCCATTATAAACACCTTGAACGACCTGGTGAATTCAGGTGATAAGGTATTAAAAATCGAGGCTGTTCTTTCCGGTACGCTCAACTATATTTTCAATACAATTTCGGCAGATATTCCGTTGAGCAAAACCATAAAAATGGCCAAGGAAGAAGGATATTCCGAACCTGATCCCCGTGTTGATTTAAGTGGCGTTGATGTGGCTCGAAAAATTCTGATTCTTGCCCGCGAATCGGGATACCGCATTGAAATGGATGACATTTCGATTAATCGTTTTGTACCCGAAGAACTTTTTGCCGGAACTCTTGAAGAGTTTTGGGCAGGAGTTCCGGAATTGGATGCCAAATTTGAAACCGAGCGTCAACGACTGGAAAATGAAAATAAAAAATGGCGCTTTGTAGCTAAGTTCGAAAACGGTAAAGCCGAAGCCGGATTGCAGGAAGTTGATTCAACACACCCGTTCTACGATCTTGAAGGAAGTAATAACCTGGTGATGTACACAACCGAACGTTATCACGAATTCCCGATGCTGATCAAAGGATATGGTGCCGGTGCTTCGGTAACTGCGGCCGGTGTGTTTGCCGACTTAATAAAAGTGTCGAATATTTAG